In Formosa haliotis, the sequence AGAAGACCTTTGGCAAGCTACTAATATAGCAGAAGTTAATACTAAGGGTATAGATGTTTACGCCAATTACGGATTTACAATTGGAGCTTATATGCAAAGCCTTAATGCATCTTATACGTATATAGATGATGAAGTTAAAGATTTAGATGTAAATTATTCAAAATACGCCATTAACTCATTAAAGCATCATTTTGTAACCCGTTTTACCTCTCAATTTTTTCAAAATTTATCGCAATCTATTATTTATAAATACGCAGAGCGCACCTCTGGCGAAACCTATTCTGTAGTAGATGCTAGTTTGAATTATAATTTTAAAGCCTTTGAATTTTCTGTAATTGCAAATAACATTTTCAATACAGAATATACCGAAACCAACTTAGTACCTATGCCAAAAGGAAACTTAATTTTCGGATTAAAATACATGTTTAAATAAAATTTACACGCCTAAAAACCGATTACCAAAACCACTTGACCATGAGTAGCATTAGACATAATTGGACCACAGAAGAAATTATAAATATTTATAACAAACCTTTTATGGAGCTACTCTATGAAGCTGCCACGGTACATCGTCTACATCATGACCCGAATACGGTTCAGGTTTCAACTTTATTGTCTATTAAAACTGGAGGATGCTCAGAAGATTGTGGGTATTGTCCGCAGGCCGCCCGTTACCATACCAATATAGAAGGTAACGATTTAATGACCGTACAACAAGTTAAAGCGCAGGCCCTACGTGCTAAATCTACCGGAAGCTCGAGAGTGTGTATGGGTGCTGCATGGCGAAATGTGAAAGATGGCGAAGAATTCGATCAAGTGCTAGAAATGGTGAGAACCATAAATAAACTGGATATGGAAGTGTGCTGTACCTTAGGTATGGTTACCGAAAATCAGGCCAAACGTCTTGCCGAAGCAGGTTTATACGCGTATAACCACAATTTAGATTCTTCTGAAGAATATTACAAAGAAGTAATTTCTACCCGAGGTTATCAAGACCGGTTAGATACTATAGATAACGTTCGAAAAACCAATGTTACAGTATGTTCTGGAGGTATAATTGGCATGGGCGAAACCATAGTAGACAGAGCAGATATGTTAGTGGCATTATCAACTTTAAGTCCGCAACCAGAGTCTACCCCCATAAATGCTTTAGTTGCTGTTGAAGGCACACCTTTAGAAAATGAAAAACCCGTAGAGATTTGGGACATGATTAGAATGGTTGCTACCACGCGAATAGTAATGCCCGAAACTCAAGTGCGATTAAGTGCTGGAAGAACCCAAATGTCTCGCGAAGGTCAAGCCATGTGTTTTTTCGCCGGTGCTAACTCTATTTTCGCTGGAGATAAATTACTAACAACTCCAAATCCTGATGTAAACGAAGACCTTAAAATGTTTGAATTACTCGGATTAAACCCACAAAAACCATTCACAAAAAAAGTCCAACCCCAAACTACCGAGGCTCAAGACTCTCAATTTCAATCCTTAGGAGAAAAGCCAAAATGGACACGTCCAGAACATAAAATTGAACGAAATGAAGCCGCAAAATTGAAATCTAAAAAATAAAAATTGATATATTTCTAAGCTATATTTTGAAAAAATTATAGCCGATTTACTACTTTTTAAATATCATATTCATTACAATTTATTAACTTGCAGTTTTAATTATTTTAACTTTTGAAATTAAATCTTCAAGACATTCCTCGAGTAAAAACCATTACTAAAGAGGCGTTTATAGAGCAGTATTTTAAACCACAAAAACCTGTGGTAATAGAGCATTTTATAGACGACTGGCCAGCGTATTCTAAGTGGAATTTAGACTATATGAAAGAGATTGCAGGAGACAAAACTGTTCCGCTTTACGACGACCGCCCGGTAGACTATAAAGATGGTTTTAATGAGCCGCATGCCAAAATGAAAATGAGCGATTACGTCAATTTGCTTAAACGCGAACCGACAAAATTCAGAATTTTCCTTTGGAATATTTTAAAAGAAGTCCCTCAATTACAAAAGGATTTTAGTTATCCAGATTTTGGCTTACGCTTAATGAAAGGCTTACCCATGCTATTCTTTGGAGGGAAAGATTCGTATACCTTTATGCATTACGATATCGATTTGGCAAATATTTTTCACTTTCATTTTGAAGGTAAAAAAGAAATTATTTTGTTCGATCAAGATCAAAACAAATACTTGTACCAAGTGCCACACGCTTTAATTACAAGGGAAGATATCGATTTTCATAATCCAGATTTAGACAAGTGGCCTGCCTTAAAAAAAGCAAAAGGTTATAAAACCGAATTAAATCATGGTGAGGTCTTGTATATGCCCGAAGGGTATTGGCATTATATGCGCTACATTACTCCTGGTTTTTCAATGAGTCTGAGAGCAATTGCTAGGCATCCTAAAAACTTAAGTAAAGCCATCTACAATGTCTTTATCATGAGAAATTACGACAATCTTATGCGCCGTTTAAAAGGACAGCGTTGGATTGATTGGAAGAACGAACAAGCCGTTATTAGAACTACAAAATATAATTCTTAAGGTTTAACTATTAAAGTTATATTTGTCCCAAAAATTAAAAAACCTATGAAAAATATATTAGTCATCGCGTTGTTATGCGTCGTTTCTTTTGCCAATGCTCAAGCTTTTGATGGTAAAGGAGATATGAAATTTCAAATCGGGCCAAGTTTTCAAAATAATGGAACTGGTATAAATGGAACCTACGATTTTGGTGTTGGCGATAATATTTCGTTCGGAATTGCTTCAACCTATGTACTAGGTGTAAACGATGATATTGACGCTAATTTTAACGATCGTTTCGATATTAAAGCCCGTTTCAACGCTAACCTTTCTAATGTTATTGGCATTGGTAGCCAATTTGATTTATATCCAGGCTTAAGTTTTAGTTTAAGGAATTTTGGAGGTCATGTAGGAGCAAGATATTTCTTTACTGACGGATTTGGAATTTATACAGAAGCAGGGTTTCCAATTGCAAAATACGATACCGGACATTTAACGCCTGCCGAAAAATTAAACAATCAGTTTGTGTTTAATTTTGGAGCCTCTTTTAATTTATAAAAGTTAACTGTATTCCTTAAAAAAGGCTATCTAAATAGTTAAATTGTCGTCAACCTGAATAAGGATTCAGGCTCTTACATATTTAGTTATAAATATGATGAGTTTCTGAAATAAATTCAGAATGACGAGTTTTTATGCTTTTTGGATAGCCTCATTTATTTATGAAATTAAGGCATTCACTTTCTCGTAAACCAAGGGCGATTCCCAACCACGATACAATAAATAGTCGGCTAATTTCTTCTTCTTTTTATACGGATTAGATTCTTTAATCAACTCACATTTACGTTCAGCCAAAGCATCAAATGTGCCATAATAATCTAAATCATCCAGTTCTTTAAGTCCCGTTTGTATATTAAACTTACTGATTTGCCTGCGTTTCAATTCGGCCGTTAATCGGTTTCTTCCCCAATTCTTATATTTAAATTTTCCTCGTACATAAGCCTTTGCAAAACGTTCTTCATTTAAAAAATCGTGTTGTAACAAATGCACAATAACCACATCAATAGCATCAGGAATCATATGCATACTTTTCAGCTTGTCTAGCACTTCTTTATGGCAACGTTCTTGGTATACGCAATACCGTTCTAATGCGCGTTTCGCCTCTTCTACCGTAAAAGTTTTATGCTGATTCACGTATAATTTTAAATATTTGTTTTTAAACACTTGATTTTCAGTGTTTTTTATTTTAACTTTAATGTTCTCCCCGAGATTTATAAATTAATTTACACCGATGAAATTAAAATATACTATTGCAATAGTATTATTTTTATCCGTAATTACTTTAAATTTCTCCCAATGTTTATCGGATAATTTTGATACCAACTATGGAAATTGGACAGATTCAGGGACTTACCGAACTCCTTTGCCTGCCACAAGCGGAAATGGTGTAGGTTTTAATGATTTACACGATTATATTGTAACCAAAAGTGCACTTACCAATCCTAAAAGCATAAAATTTCAATTAGCAAAATCGGTCGCTACAACTACTAGATCTCTAAGCATTCAATACAGTACAACAGGTTCTGGTTCATGGAATGATGTTGAAACCATAACAGCTGAAACAACTAGTACAACACACCAAGAATTCAACATTAATTTAAACTTAACGGGCCTTTATTTTATTCGGATAATTATGTCTCATCGTGAAGGCGGCTCTTTTTATTTAGATGATGTAAGTATTTCGTGTGAAAACATAAATGCCCCAGAATTACAGATTTTGGATGCATTAAATAACCCTCAAAATTGTGGTTTTACTAGTAGTTTTGAAGACACGTATATCGGTGAAACCAAACAAATAACACTAACATTAAAGAATACAGGCGATGTCGATTTGGAAATTTCTGAAATCACAACCACAAACAACTTTACAACAACTGAAATACCGGTACCCGTAACCATTCTTCCTAATGAAAATCTACAACTCACCATTATATTCCATCCCGATGTTACAGGACCAATAAATGGGAGTCTGAACATTATAAACACCGATACGAATGAAGGGAATTGCAACATTATTTTATTAGGAACCGGTATTGAATCTGGCCCAGAAATAGATATAGAGCGTAACACAGAAGCCTCCATTCCATCGGGAGCAGAAGCCAACATAGGTTACAACACCATTTTTGCATCAACACAAGTTGGAGAAACTGCGAATAGCAAATCCTATTATATTCATAACGAAGGGAATTTAGATTTAACCATTTATGACGTTACATCTTCAAACGCTTCAGAATTTAAGATCCTTTCGAATCCTGAATTCAGTACCATTTCAAGTGAAACTAAAATACCCTTTCAAATAGAATTCACCCCTTCAACATCTGGCATACGCACTTCGATAATCAACATAGGGAACAATGACAGTAACGAAAACCCCTATACGTTCGAGGTTCAAGGTACAGGAATTTGCTCGTCCTCAACACTTATGGCACTCCCTTCAAGTGGCCCAGTAGGAACCGTTGTAACTATTACCGACTCTGATTTTGGCACAGAAACTACGGCAAACCTCAACGGGGTTTCTGCTTTAGTTACACCTATTTCGGAAACAGAAATAGAAGTTACTATTCCAGAAAACGCGACATCTGGAAATCTCACTATTACAAACGATTTAGGATGTAGTAGCGAGACTAACTTTAACCTGATTACAACCACATTACGTGACTGCGATGGTGCCCCAGAATATACGCCTACAGATTTGTTTATTAGTGAAATTACCGATCATCCTACTGGTTCGCATTCTTATATAGAAATTTTTAACGGCACAGGAACGGCTGTAAATTTAGCGGATTACACTATCGAGATACATTATAATGCCACAACCATTCGGTCAATTCCGCTAGAACATGTTGTTTTAAAAAATAGGGACGTTTATGTTATTGCTTTTGGTGCTAAAGCTACGGAATACCCCAATTCAACATACGGTTTCGATCAACTAAGTACTTATTTTGGTATAAATGGAAACGACCATATTCGACTTTATAAAAATGAGAATTGGATTGATGTTTGGGGAACTACAACGGGTGAGCCGTTTACCATGACTCCAAAAGGATATACGTACAGACGAAAAAACAACCTAGCTAACCTACCAGGTACTACCTGGGATACAAACGATTGGAATGTTTTTAGTACCGAAGACTATACCGATATTGGACACTATGATTTCGTTACAGGAAGTGCCCCAACTATAAGCGCACAGCCTAGTAATACTACTGCCAATTGTAGTTTAAGCGTCTTACTTAACACCACTGCACAAGAAGGATTTAGCGGACAAAAGTCGTTAACCTACCAATGGCTTTACAACCAACCTGGAGATGATATGTGGCACTTGGTTAGCAACGACGACAATCACGATGGTGCACAAACTTCTACCCTACACATTCTAAACACGGTTAATGTTAATGGGAATCAGTATTTCTGTCGTGTTCAGGAGGATTCTGAATTATGTTTTACAGCGACTCACAGTACTAAAATTGCATTAGACAAAAGTGTTTGGAATGGTTCTGCTTGGGAAGATAATCGCGAACCAACTCTTAGTTCATTCACCATACTTAATAACAATTTCACTACCGCTTTACACGGAAATATTACGACTTGCGGTTTGTATATTCCGATAGATAACACCTTAACAATAGATGCAAATACTTTTGTAAAAGTTGACCGAAATTTAATAGTAGAAGGTAATGTAATTGTAAAAAACCAAGGCTCCTTTGTGCAAGTTGAAGATACACCAAACACTAATTCTGGAACTATTACTGTTGAAAAAGAAACTGCCATTTTAAAAGATTGGCTAGAGTACACCTATTGGAGTACTCCCGTTTCCAACGCTAGCTTTGAAGATGTGTTTGCCCATTCTAAACGATTATATTGGTTTAAAGCTGCAAATTTTGTAGATATTTATAAAGAAGAAAACAACAATAATGCTCAAGAATTAGGACAAGATGATGTAGATGACGATGCGAACGATTGGCAAGCCATTAGTGAATTAGAAAGCATTAAAAGAACAGATAAATTACAAGCCGGCGTAGGGTATGCTGCTACACATTCGAGTACTAATTTTACTTCAGGACTTACTTATACCTATAGCTTTACAGGCGATTTTAATAACGGAACAATTTTAACACCTATTGAACGTAATGATGTCTCGACACTAGATAGCAATTGGAATTTAATAGGCAATCCGTATCCCTCTGCCATAGATGTAGATGCTTTTTTTGATGCCAATGTACATGTTAAAAATCCTGCAGGCCCCTTAGAAGGTGTAATTTATTTATGGTCTCATGATACGCCCCCTTCTAAAGATTTTAACGGTAACCATCTTTATAATTTTAGCCCGTCCGATTATGCTATAATTAACGGTTCGGGATCTATAGCCGCACAACAAGGCACAGGGACTAAACCCGATAATTACATACCCTCTTGTCAAGGATTCTTTGTGAAATTTTCAGATGATTTTCCTAATGCTTACGCCAATGTGGAGTTTAATAATAGTATGCGTGTAACCGATAAAAACACGCAATTTTTTAGAGCTTCAAATACTAATAAAATTTGGCTGAATTTAACATCGAACAATGGTGTTTTTAGTCAGACTTTAATAAGTTATACCTCTGGAGCTACAGACGATTATGATGGCAGTTATTTCGATTTAGAAACTCATATTTCAAAAGATATTTCTGCAAAATTATATTCTACATTACATCAATCTGACAAAAAATTAGTGATTCAGGGGAAAGCATCACAAAGTATTTCAATTGATGAAGACATCAATTTAGGATTTTATACATCGATTAAAGTCCCTACCATATTCACTATAGCAATAGACGATTTTGAAGGCTCTTTTTTAACTGAAAACCCACTCTTTTTAGAAGATCGGCTTTTAAATACATTTCACGACTTAAAAGAATCTGGATATAAATTTACTTCAGAAACTGGAGTATTTAATAATCGGTTTTATATTTCATTTAAAGCTCCTGCTTTGCATACTGACGATTTAGAACATCATTCTAAATTAAGTATCATTCAACACGATGAGAATCAATGGCTTTTTAAATTAGATTCAAATCAATTACAGATGGAGTCTATCAAAATTCACAATACTTTAGGTCAAGAAATGCATCAAATTAAAACAAACGAAAATCGTGTAACTTGTAATTTACCTAACTTAAAATCTGGTATGTATTTGCTTAGTGCCTATTGCACGAACGGCACTATTTTGAATAGAAAGTTTATTGCAGACTAAATAAAACACATGCTTAAATACTATATCTCACAGCCAGAATTAAATTTCTTCCTGCACCAGAAATCCCTGAAGAATAAGGTCTGTAACGTTGGTCTGTAATATTTTCTAAACTTGCGGTAAATGTAAAGGCCGGTGAGAATTGATATTGTGTACGCAAATTTAATGTGTACCAAGAAGGCGTGTACGGATTTCCGTTTTCATCTTTAGCATACATATAATCCTTACTTTGCTCTGATGGTGCCAAATCATCATAAGACATTTCATCATTATACATAGCATAAGCATCGATAGAAAATTTATTGCTTTCCCAAATAATATGGGTGTTTCCAAAATCGGGAGCAGCATGTCTTAAAGGCAATTTTTCATCATCTTCCATTTCAAACCCACTAATAATATTGTATTGAGAAGTAAGTTTTAAAGCTTCAGAAAAATGAATTTGGACTCCAACTTCGAATCCATAAATTCGGGCTTCTGCAGCATTCTGAATGGCTTGAACACGACTTTCTTCCCCATTATAATCTATCATACTATCGCCATTCAATTCAAAATCTCTTCGCACCAAGGCATCTTCTAAATACGTATAATAAGTAGCCGCATCTAGCACAACTTTATTGTCGAAATTTAAACGCACCCCAAGATCTCCTGTATATGCATATTCGGGTTTAATATCGTTATTAGGAACAACAACAGCACCAGGTTCTGAATCGAAAACCTTACCTAAATCATCTATATTTGGCGCTCTAAAAGCGGTTGAAAAATTTAATTTCCACTGAATAATTTCTGCAGGATTCCAACTAATTCCAGCTGTCCCTGTAAGTGCTCCGGTATTAACTTCTGAAGTTTCGAATGGAAGATTTAAAAAAACATTATTCTCTTGAAAATTTGCATGGGCTAACACATAATTATACCGTAAACCGGTTTGTAAAACAAAATACTTACTCGGTTTATACTTTAAGCTTGTATAGGCCGACATAGAAGCCCAATCTGATCCGTTTGGATACCTAGAAATTGCCGCTATAGTAGTGTTGTCCTCGATATTTTCTTGCTCCCCGTAAGAATGAATTTTATTATAAACGTACTCTAAACCATAAAACAACTGACTCTTTAAACTGAGTTGTTTTTCAAAATCGATATTCGCAGAAATAGCATCTACATGTTCCTCTGTAGAATTTCTAATCGGAGATTGATAATCGCGATCTACACGACTTTCTTGAAAATTTTGATATGCAATATTTGCTTGAAATTTATCGAAAAAAGCTGAATGACTACTTAATTTAGTGATTTGAAAATTAGACATAAACCAACGTTGCGGACCATAATACCACTCGGCAGAACGTAAATCGTCTCCTTTATAACGCAATAATCTATCGTATCTAGAGTAGTCTGTAGTTGTTGAATAATACAACCCTAAATTAAAATTTAAGTTATTTTTAGGCTCAAAACGTACCTTTTGCATAAGGTTTATTTGGCTGTATCCTGTTGGAACTTGAACTTTAGGGTTTGGATTTTGAACAATTTTATCTTCCCCATTTTCGGTGACTACATATTCTGGTCTTAAATAGTCGTCTGGACCGTGGCTTCCCATTCTTAAATCATCAAAATCGGTATAACTGACACTACTTAAAAAAGCCCACTTTTCTAATCCGATATTAAAATCTATATGTCCCGTTTTTTCTGTATTTGCAGAGGCAAATCGTAAGGTAGAATTCGCACTAAACTCTGTATCTTCGCTATACGACAATTGGGGCTTTTTAGTATAAAAACTCATAACCCCACCTATAGCATCGCTACCATAAACTACAGAACCAGCCCCTAAAATGACTTCGGTATTTTGAATACTAAACGGATCTATAGATATTACATTTTGCACATTTCCGTCCCTAAAAATAGCATTGTTCATACGCACACCGTCTACAGTAAGTAACAACCTGTTGGTAGACAACCCACGAATCATAGGGCTTCCGCCTCCTAATTGACTTTTTTGAATATATACATTCCCAGTATCTTCTAGAAGGTCGGCACTAGTTTGAGGGTTATCAAACGCTATAGCTTCAGAAGTTATCGACACTATTTTTTGGGGAATATCACGTTTAATCTGCTCAAATTTTGATGCCGAAATTACGACCTCATCCAACCCTTCAGTATTGGGTTCTAACAGAATAATTAGAGACGTGTTTAATTTTGATTTTTCTATTACGAAATCTTGAAATCCTAAATGCTTAAAAAAAATGGTTTCGTTGGTTTGAAAATTTTGAAGAGACACCATACCCTCAAAATCTGAAATTTCACTTTTAGTTTTGTCCGCATTAAATACCGCAACACCAGGTATAGGTGTATTAGTATTACTATTTAAAATGGTAATATTTTGAGCCTGAATTGTTACACAGAAAAATAAAAGAAGTACTGTAAGTAGTTTTATATGCATACACAACATTTAAGTGCCGTTTAACTAAACACCTGACTAAAAACGGCTAAGGATCTTGGTTTTTTAAAATGCCCGAGATGGAGTTCGTAATATAAAAGCAACATCTCTAAAAAGGATTGTCGCTGTTTAGAACTCATTTTCATCTCTGATAAATCATCAAATAGTATGCCTAAAGAAAGTTTTAAAAACTTTAAATTATCACCAGTAATAGAATATATGCTTTTCGATTGTGTTTCGAATTGTCCAGAGCTTAAATTGAAGTAATTAAAATGGCTGTTTGAGGTATCTGGAGAAAACCCTAAATACTTGGTTAATTGCGCTAAAAACACCAAATGGAAGTTGGATGACTCTGTTGTTTCATCCAAAATATTTAAACTGTTTTCAATATACTCGAACAACTCTGTATTGGCTTCTTCTTCCTTTAAAACCATAGCTAAAACATCGGCCAAAAACATAACTATAGAACTCTTAAGTACCTCGGTATGTAAGGTTCTATAAAGCACATTAATTTTAACATCTTTAAGCGTTTGTAAGGTTCTGTTTTGTTTTATATCGGCATCAATCTGGATTTGAGATAACAATTGGAAATATGCTGCTTTTGTATGCCCTTTTTTACTCTTTAAAACACCACGAAGCAAAAAACTTATTAGCCCAACTTCTTTGGTGTAACAACTTACTATAAGGTCATTATCGCGATACTTTATTTTAGATAATACAATAGCTTGTGTAGAGAGAAACATTATCTAATAATCATTAATTTTAGCACTTTAGTTTCAAAAGTTCTAGTGTCGGACAGCATGATGAGATACACCCCCGAACGCACCACCCGATTGGCTAAATTTTTACCATTCCAAAAGGCGGTTCCGCCATCAATTTCTAGATTATACCCCTTATACCTTGTGTTATTATTAGATTGTGCCTCGGCAACCAAATTCCCTTCAACATCGGTAATTTTAATATTTACATTTTCGGTAATACCTTTAATTTTCACCATATCTTCGGTAATATTAAATGTAGGTCGTACCGGATTTGGGTAAACAAACGCCTTATCGTAATTATCTTCTGGTTGAGAACTCCCCGATTTAAAAGCAACCAAGCCTTTATCTGTCGCTATAAAAACCTTTCCGTTCGTGCTATCAATACTAACATCAATAATATTATTCGAAGGTAACGGCGAATTATCTATAGTAAAATGGTAAATTGTTTCTTGCCCATCAGACGAAAAATAGAATATACCAGAGCCTATGGTTCCTATCCATTTATTATTAGAACCATCAACTTCGATACTCGTTATATATTCTTGGTATAATAATTCTTTAGGAATCCCATCATCTAAAATCACAATCTCACTGACCTGAGCATTAGTGTCTGTAAACGCACTTGAAGGGTTATACAGCACCCTAAGTCCGTTATAAGTTCCAATCCAAATTTGATTACTTCTGTCTATTGCAATAGAATTTACTGCAGAAGATGGCATATTCTGACTCTCCTCGCTAAAACTAATTATTTTTGAAGTCCCTGCCTTATAGTCGTAACCCACTAATCCAGTTTGATAGCCTCCAGTCCAAACCACTCCAGAATTATCTATTGCAATGTCCGAAAATCCCCATTCGCCTCGTAACCCATCGGTATATAAGCCTTCAAAGCTATAAGATTTCCACTGATTTGATTTTGGGTCGTAAGATTTAAGCGGGCTTAAAACACGGCCAGTTAAGGACCATAACAAGCCTTCATCATCGAATGTGGACGCGCTTACACGAATACTTGTGGTATTTTCTATTGGTTCTAGGCCACTATTATCTTCATTATATAAAACTGTTGGCACATCGTCATTGACCTCTAAAATTCCGTTTTGAAATGAACTTATAAAAACCTGATTTATCTTATTAGGATTAATACTTATCACATTTAAATTTGTTGCATTTAGCACGCTATCCTTAGGAATATTATGCCATTCTCCATTTTTTAGATGACTGATTCCGCTACTTTTTAATGGTGAAGGATTATACGTCTGGGTATAATCGCCATAGGTTACCCACAAATTATTATACGCAGCCTGAACCGAGAATGCCGAATTCATTAAGGGACCGTCTGGTAGAATAGGTTCAAAAAAAGAGGTATTGGTTATAGGCGCTTTTAAAACACCAAAGCTATCTGAGCCAATAAAAAAGTCGTCGATAGTTGTTATAGACGATGTATAATTTGTATTATAGGCATCATTAGCAAAAACTTCAGAAATTAATCTAAAATCACTTGAATATAAATACACATGATTTGCAGTGGTTACAATAAGCTCGTTATTTGACGATTTTACATCAACAGGTACTTCCTGAAAAGTTTTTAATGATGTTAAATTATTCTCTACTCTAAAGATTGTTCCATTAGTATTTAGGGCATAAACAGAATTCCCCACCGCTTGTACTGCTAAAAAATTTCCGGCAGATATTTTAGTCCATTGTTTGTAATCTATTAAATTACTATTATTAATTTCGGCACGCTTAAGTCCTGTTGCGTTCTCGCATGCAGCAAAAATAAAACCGTTAGAAACTGTTGTTTGGGTAACTATAGTTTGTACTCCCGAATCTCCTATGAAATACGTATCTCCAAACTCTAATCGATTTAAATCGTAAACCGATACGCCGTAATTTGTTGAAATATAAAGGACACCTTCATATTCATTTATATGATTAATTCGCTTACTATTTGGCGGAATTGTAGGTTTTTCAACAATATCGACAACTCTTATTACTTTAGATTCTTCTTCTAAAATAATTTCCATTAAACCATTTTCATAACCAATAACCAAATCTCCAAACTCGACACTATAATAGATAGTAGAAATAGCCTCTCCCGCAAGTCCGTGAATTGTAGAAAGGGTTTGAATTTCTTGGGTAACTAAATCGTAAGTAAAAACAGCATTCTCTGAGGCAGCATAAATTTTAGTCTCGCTTGCCGCAACGTCCTTGATATTGTAATATGAAAAATAACCCTCCCAACGATCGGAATAATCTTGAGCTATGCCTATAATAGAAGTTAATAGCAATAAAGTGGCAAGAAGTCTTTTAAACATAAATGATTTTTAATGTTTCAAATATATTTATAAGTAACGAGTTTTACCTTAAAAAAATATAGAATACCTATTAAACATTAAAATCTAATAGGTATTTAAGAAAAAAGCTTCCTTTACAGAAAGCTTTTAAGTTTTTAACCATCAAAATCCATATCACCACCATCATCGCCACCACGTTCTCTGCGTTCCTGACGTTTCTTCTGCTGATTGAATCTGTAAGTAAATGCTAAATTAAACGAACGTTGTCTAAATTGAAATTCGCTATCGCTGATATACGTATCTGTTGTAGATACTGTTGCACGTTTTCTTGAATTGAACAAGTCGCTAATATTAAAAGTAAG encodes:
- a CDS encoding regulatory protein RecX, which produces MNQHKTFTVEEAKRALERYCVYQERCHKEVLDKLKSMHMIPDAIDVVIVHLLQHDFLNEERFAKAYVRGKFKYKNWGRNRLTAELKRRQISKFNIQTGLKELDDLDYYGTFDALAERKCELIKESNPYKKKKKLADYLLYRGWESPLVYEKVNALIS
- a CDS encoding DUF6646 family protein, which produces MKNILVIALLCVVSFANAQAFDGKGDMKFQIGPSFQNNGTGINGTYDFGVGDNISFGIASTYVLGVNDDIDANFNDRFDIKARFNANLSNVIGIGSQFDLYPGLSFSLRNFGGHVGARYFFTDGFGIYTEAGFPIAKYDTGHLTPAEKLNNQFVFNFGASFNL
- a CDS encoding cupin-like domain-containing protein encodes the protein MKLNLQDIPRVKTITKEAFIEQYFKPQKPVVIEHFIDDWPAYSKWNLDYMKEIAGDKTVPLYDDRPVDYKDGFNEPHAKMKMSDYVNLLKREPTKFRIFLWNILKEVPQLQKDFSYPDFGLRLMKGLPMLFFGGKDSYTFMHYDIDLANIFHFHFEGKKEIILFDQDQNKYLYQVPHALITREDIDFHNPDLDKWPALKKAKGYKTELNHGEVLYMPEGYWHYMRYITPGFSMSLRAIARHPKNLSKAIYNVFIMRNYDNLMRRLKGQRWIDWKNEQAVIRTTKYNS
- the bioB gene encoding biotin synthase BioB — translated: MSSIRHNWTTEEIINIYNKPFMELLYEAATVHRLHHDPNTVQVSTLLSIKTGGCSEDCGYCPQAARYHTNIEGNDLMTVQQVKAQALRAKSTGSSRVCMGAAWRNVKDGEEFDQVLEMVRTINKLDMEVCCTLGMVTENQAKRLAEAGLYAYNHNLDSSEEYYKEVISTRGYQDRLDTIDNVRKTNVTVCSGGIIGMGETIVDRADMLVALSTLSPQPESTPINALVAVEGTPLENEKPVEIWDMIRMVATTRIVMPETQVRLSAGRTQMSREGQAMCFFAGANSIFAGDKLLTTPNPDVNEDLKMFELLGLNPQKPFTKKVQPQTTEAQDSQFQSLGEKPKWTRPEHKIERNEAAKLKSKK